From the Colletotrichum lupini chromosome 1, complete sequence genome, the window GATGCATGTGCGAAAAAAAAAGCACTATCGAGAGGGCTAACGCAAACGCACGGAGCACTACTGCAAGGGTAACAAGCATCTCGATGGGGCCATGGAGAAGTCTGGACGGGCAGCTAGACAGCTTCCCGAAAGCTGCCTCCCTGCCGCTGGCGTCATCATCAGCTTACCCTACACTCCGTCAAAGACTGATTGATGCGCGCGAGGAGTCTGCCTGACTGCCTGCCTGTATGCCTCCCTCGTCGCCAGGAAGAGAGTGAGGAGGTTGGAGTCGAATCCATCGTCCGACACACCGCCAAAAGGCTGTGCGTGGACAGCGCGGCACCGACAGAAAACAATCAGTTCTGTCGCGTCATTTGATGGACGAATGCATGGGATACATTTAGGACAACACACCTCGCCTTCGACACTCGGGTCAGAAATAGCTGGAAGGACGTTGGATCGGCATTGGAGGGTTGCGGGATGGGCGGCCTGCGCCTCCGTGAATGCGGTCGCTGGTCGTACGGCATGCGGGGTCCAACAGTCTCTCGCAGATTCGCGCACACACTTCTTCTGTTTCTTCTCTGGATGGCACACTGACACACTGGTGTTGGGCCTCCAGCATTGGTGTGTCCATCTGGTGCTACACGGCGACATCCAGTCATCCAGGGTGTTCCCAAGACCAGATTCACCCAGTCTGTAGAGATGACTGGTCCCTCGTACGAAAATGCCTCCAGCCTATGGCGTGCTGGAGTTTGAGGGAATAAGCTTCTCAGAGGGTTGAGCCATGACGTCGAAAGACTGCGGCAGAGTTCTTTTGGGAAGATTTGGGACGACTAGATGCTGTCTGGCGTCGGTGCTTGTGGGCGCTTGCTCGCTGCCAACGCTGCTGGTGCCGCAAATGGGCATGTTCGATTTTGGCCGCATCAAGCAGCTTCCCACCCCAGCGCAGCGATCGGCACCTTTGGGTCCCTTGGGGTCCTCTTGGAGGGGCGACGAACGGCGCCACACCCTCCCTCTTCCCGTTTTTCTTCTTCCCAACTCTCGCTCTCTTTCTTTCGTCTACTACTTATTCACATGTGAAGCCAGACAGACGCCTTCTCATCAATGTTCATACACTGACTGCTAAACAAATTCTATTTCAACGGTCGGAAGCGATCTGGTGTTGTTGCGCGCTTGTTCGTCTTCAAAAGCTCATCATGGGGGTCAATCCAGGCGTAGTGTTTCTACTGGTAAGCCCCAACAGCCGGCATCCACTAACACCAATTGAAACCATGAACGATATCAGGTAATATCTAAccaaaatacttttatagaTCTGTATCGGACTGCTGACGACGGCCATGTGAGTTCTCAAACATCACCGACCGCAAATTTCTCTGCTAATCATTTCACAGCGTCGTTCACGTAACGAGCACCAATCTCGCCCTTCCCATCTCGCCGTTCTTGTCTCTGCTTCCGATTCTGCTACCCATCCTCGGCACTATCAACGCATTTTACTACCCGCGCCTGCTATTCAATGCGAGCAACTCTCTCGCTCGGACCGAGCAGCTGTTTCCTACCATTATCCAGACACTTCAAGGCATCTTGACCACCGCTGTCGCCGTTATCCTGTTGCAAACCGCGCTTCCCGGCGATGGCCTAAACTGCGCCCTGTCTACCAGCTGGCAGCGCATGTTTGTCGCCAAGGATGAGTCGACCATCAGGCGCATCCAGGATAGCCTTAATTGCTGTGGCCTGAACAGCGTCAAGGACCGCGGTTGGCCATTTGGTGCTCATGCCCGGTGCGCCGAAATTACTGGTCGAGATACTGCCTGCATCGGACCGTGGAGGGATGCAACGGTGCGGAATTCCTCCATCGACTTAGGCATCGTCATCACCGTGGGTGTGCTACAGGTATGTCTGATATAGATATATACCAGGCCACAGCCGTTCCGGGCTAATGAGACATTCGTCACAGGTTCTGACGCTGCTCTTTATGCAGAGTGCCAGCAACTGGAGACACGCATGGTGGGCGCAACCCTGGAGCCACCTCTCAGAGCGTCCGATCGAAGAGCGCCAGCGCAGACCTCTTCTCACTGCTACAATCTCCACACACTCAGCGCATGACAGTGGTGAGGAATCTGAAGACATTGTGAGATACAGCGACCTGAACCCTCATTATGGCACCACGGGAGAGGGACAACGGGGCCGTATTCGCACTGGATCCAACAGGATTGAGCCCTCTTCGCTCAGAAATGTCGAAAATGCCGAAAACGCATGGAGAGACGAGTAGTTCTCATGCGTCACGCCTTCATCCATCCAAAAATCCCTACACCTTACCAACGACGACACGATTCTCTTTCAAACATCATTTTACCCTCTTTTGCATTGCGAGCGAGAATGGTTTGCTACCCGGGATTTGGAAGCCGGGGAATAGTTCGGCGGAGTTCGGGTTTGGCCGGTTTGTGTTTTAGTGGCCGTAGTCTTTTTTTGCTAGGGGGGTTCCCTTGTCTGACTTTTCTTCTTTGGGGTTGGCTCAAATAACTATTGGAGTTGGTTCGAAATTTCGTTCATTGACGCCGCTTATGTTGACATGCCTGCGAGTAAAAGAGCTAGATCGCGGCCTGCCATTGCGAACCTGAGGTCGATGATTTGAGCGAATTACCGGATCGACACGACGGAACACCGACGCGAAGGAAACACTTACCGAATAGTATCATGCCGTTTCGCCAGTGCCTCCAGGAGGTCTGGCCTCGGTTCCAGCCCGCCGAGTCCCACGGACACCTTGCGTCCATCCACGCTCGCCTTCTCTGCTGCGTTGGCGATTTTGGCAACGGTAGAGTGGAAGATTTCCGAGTCGTGTTGCCCAGGGACTGCGAGCCTGGGATAACCAAACGTCAGCTTCAGTCTCGAAATGTCATACATCGGTCCTATTCTACGGCGGAATAGCGGTTGACGTACTCCATGCAGAGATCTGCGCAGCCAATGAACAAGGCATCGATGCCCGGCACGGCGGCGATGGCTCTGTGATTTTGATTAACCCCAACAACTCCCACATGGGATTCTTCTCCCGTTGTGTGAGACTGTGGGCACTCACTCTACGTTTTCAACACCTTCTCTGGTCTCGATCATGGGCATGATGAGGACATCGTCGTTGACTACCTCGGCGATGGCCGCGTAGGATAGCGTCGTCGTGTACTGGGTCATTGCCGTGACCATGGTTACGGAGCGATGGCCCTACAGATTTGCCCCTTACGTGTAAGCTCACTGTTTTATTCTTCGAACTCTTCCTTTGTAGGTAGACGTCTGGGAATGGGCAATGTACTCAGGGTGGAAACTTTGATGCGTTGACGCACATTTCCGCTTGCTCGACGGTGTTTACGTGCGGCACGATGATGGCTTGGGCCCCGGAGTCGAGGCAGCGGGAGATCCATTCGGGGGCGCACGTTGGGACGACTACAGTTGGTGTGATGCTTTTTTTTCGCCATGGTCAGTACCTACGTCAGGGTCGGTTTCTCTGACTGGCCTTACCCAACATTCAGACACGAGACGGCGATATCCTTCATGGTCTCCATGCTCGTGGCCATGTGCTCGAGGTTCATGAGCACGGCCGAGTAGCCTGCGCGCTTGGCGACGAGAGGCATCTCGGTGGAGAAGGCGACGCGGAGGCCAAAGGAGTGGGCGAGTTTGTTTTGGAGCATGAGGTTCTTGGCGAGGTTTGGGCGGCAGGCTTCGCGGGCGAGGGCGAGTTGCTGTGAGTGGGTCGTGGGTGAGGACATGGTGAGCGGTTGGAGGAGGGCGATCGGCTGCGTGTATGCGGGTTGAGAAGAAGACTTGTCTTGGGGACGTCGAGGTGCTTGGGAAACTGAATGTTGAGAGAATGACAGAGCCCAAGAGGGGCACGGAATAATGTGGCCTTGTGCTTGTAACCCCTCTATCCTATCATTCGCGCTCGCGGCAGTGATTTTAGTCCGTAAGTTCCCCCAATTTAACGACCCCCAAGTGCGACCTTCAGGACAAACTGATAGGGGGCCCTTCCAGTCATTGCGGATTTCTTGCACAAGCGTCAGCTGCAACAAGAAGCTCAGGCTGCTGGCGAACAGCCTGCTTCCGAAACTGTCGTGGAGGGAGAAGTAgaaaagaaggagaaggaaatGGAGGGAAGACTTTCTGGGGCTATCGAGCCAGTTAGGAACTATTCCAGTATCATTTGACCAGCAAATGTTGGAGGCGTAAACCCAGGATTGGACGTGCGTGGTGGCATGCGTGGTTCCAATTTACAGCCAGCACTGATATGCTACCAACCTGGAAAGTCTAGGGGATCGTTGGAACATTCGAAAATAGGCGAAAGTAGAGATGAATCTGCAGTTATATCGAATTGACATCACTTGTTCCATATGTTGCCCGAACGTTCTTTGATCAAGTATATGCTCTTCGAGCATACTGGTCAGCCACATGAAGTTTGAGACTCAAGCGATTGCTATGGAAAACATGCTGGCAGCGTATCAAATACTCGGTAGAGTATGCTTTGCATCCTTGAGGATACTTCATCGGATTGCCTCTGGTCTCGTCATAGATGTGATCTATGTCAGCTCTCGATCGCGGTTGCCGCATATGCTTGAAGGGATCTGAGCCTGTGGTAACTTAATTGAAGCGCTTTCAACAAGCGAATGCTGAAGTACAGAGTCCGTGTTTTCCGCGACTACCTTATTCCGATGGAGACCTGCTCACTCATATTCTCACCAGCTTCCAATCTAGATCTGATATCCAGTATGGTAGCAGCTAGTCTTTCAATGCCTTCCTCGAGCTGAGCTACCTCATGCCACGCCCGGCATAGTCTGATGCATCTGGTGAAGCCATTCTTCGACTCTGCTCTCTGAACGCTCCCTTTGTCCCCACTGACAACAAACATGTGTCCGAATGCGACGCGAAggaatttctcttttaaggcTATGGCTGCCACTGTTCGTGCCACTGGAAGCTCTTCTGGAAGCCGGAGGTATGTGAAGAAGCCTCCCGTCGTCGCTTGCGCGGCATCTTCTGGGTTATTGATTTCAACTGTGACACCTAAGGACACCAAAATATCACGGATAGAGGCCATGAGGGCGCGGCATCTCTCACGATATGTTGGTATGAGAGTCTTCTTGATATGTGTCTGCAGACTGCCACTTCGCAGCATCTTGTCGACGAAAGTGGAAGTGAGGTGTGAGGGTGCACCGCCGGAGCTAGAAGATCCTCTGCCCAGGAGTTAGTACCATCATACGGGCTTCTTTGGCTTGTTGCATGGAGAAGCTCAGGGCAGAGACTTACACCTCGGCCAATTCTCTGGCGAAGGCCGGCGTGCCGTCCGCCCATCCAACTCTGACACCAGGCCCGATCACCTTGGAGAAAGATCCGTTGCTGAGGGTGTTTCCCCATGTACTGTAGCCGGGCATACTGCGATCTATGTCGACGAGCCTCGGCGGCACAGCTTCGACTGCGTCGTCTGGAGTAGATGAGTCCTCGGGCCAGCTCAGGAAGTCGTAGACATCGTCTGATACGACGAGGGCATCGTATTCCCGGGCAAGCGCGACAAGGTCCTTGCGGGTCTGGGGGCAAAGCGTCTTTCCGCTGGGATTTGAAAATGTTGGAACGAGATAAATGACATATTTGTAGATTTTTGGGTATGTCTTTCCCACTTTGATGGTGAAAATGTCGGGCCGGCCGAGTTTCTTAGCATCCTCAACGGCTTGAGCTTCGGTAGCGGCCAGCTTCCGGCGTAAAAAGGCAATTATTGATGACTATCAGGATGACTTTCGATATTATGGGGTTAGTCCATATGTGTCCATCGACAATAAAGAAGGCAGACTAACACGCGGCCAACACGGTGGACACGATGATCCTATGCCGATGTGACAGCGACCATGCTGAGTTCATCACGAGGTGGGATGAGAAGCCGGAGAACTCCTTGATATTCGGAAACTGCCCAAGTTTTCTCCAGTGTGATCGGCCCCAGGGAAGAAACCTTGTGTTCCGAGAGCGGTCGACGCAGTCTCTTCCTTCATCCAAGCCTTGGAGGTTGAAAAGCTTGCGGGAAGGGATTAAGTGGCAGTCAAAAAGGGGTGGAGAGCCTCCGCTGGATTGATGACCTCTAACGAGGCCGTTAAGTCCATAGTGACCGAGGGACAGTACAATGCCTGAATGAAAGAGGTTAGAGATACGCTCATAGCGTTGCAAGACTGGCGAGCGACCGCCAAGCGCATTCTCGGGAAGGACATCACGTTCGACTGGGAATTTCCAAAGGCACCTCTTGGCCAGTACATGTGGCAAGGGAGTACAGAGGCTGTCATTGACTGATGTATTCCCGCAGCTACCTTGGGAGACGTTACATGGAGCTGTCAAAGTACGTCACTCCAGCCCTTCAGAACCCAATCGCTTGACTAACTTGATGTAGATAAACCAAGTATGTCTCACAGACAAGTTTGAATATGCCTCTAG encodes:
- a CDS encoding tetraspanin, yielding MGVNPGVVFLLICIGLLTTAIVVHVTSTNLALPISPFLSLLPILLPILGTINAFYYPRLLFNASNSLARTEQLFPTIIQTLQGILTTAVAVILLQTALPGDGLNCALSTSWQRMFVAKDESTIRRIQDSLNCCGLNSVKDRGWPFGAHARCAEITGRDTACIGPWRDATVRNSSIDLGIVITVGVLQVLTLLFMQSASNWRHAWWAQPWSHLSERPIEERQRRPLLTATISTHSAHDSGEESEDIVRYSDLNPHYGTTGEGQRGRIRTGSNRIEPSSLRNVENAENAWRDE
- a CDS encoding HpcH/HpaI aldolase, which produces MVTAMTQYTTTLSYAAIAEVVNDDVLIMPMIETREGVENVEAIAAVPGIDALFIGCADLCMELAVPGQHDSEIFHSTVAKIANAAEKASVDGRKVSVGLGGLEPRPDLLEALAKRHDTIRFAMAGRDLALLLAGMST
- a CDS encoding aminotransferase, with the protein product SCGNTSVNDSLCTPLPHVLAKRCLWKFPVERDVLPENALGGRSPVLQRYERISNLFHSGIVLSLGHYGLNGLVRGHQSSGGSPPLFDCHLIPSRKLFNLQGLDEGRDCVDRSRNTRFLPWGRSHWRKLGQFPNIKEFSGFSSHLSSIIAFLRRKLAATEAQAVEDAKKLGRPDIFTIKVGKTYPKIYKYVIYLVPTFSNPSGKTLCPQTRKDLVALAREYDALVVSDDVYDFLSWPEDSSTPDDAVEAVPPRLVDIDRSMPGYSTWGNTLSNGSFSKVIGPGVRVGWADGTPAFARELAEVGSSSSGGAPSHLTSTFVDKMLRSGSLQTHIKKTLIPTYRERCRALMASIRDILVSLGVTVEINNPEDAAQATTGGFFTYLRLPEELPVARTVAAIALKEKFLRVAFGHMFVVSGDKGSVQRAESKNGFTRCIRLCRAWHEVAQLEEGIERLAATILDIRSRLEAGENMSEQVSIGIR